The Campylobacter sp. RM10537 genome has a segment encoding these proteins:
- a CDS encoding TorD/DmsD family molecular chaperone yields MNLEHLRLARSLYYQFFGNLFVFSKQNLDSLHRCLGVMKENSFDEELLDSFDLLLQNSQKNLELFFKEYEDLFLSLKNAIPITFSYIEEGFENSKALLCVREILSKSILRRNEVKFKESEDNIGFCFLLMSEFLKQKEDDLAKELFQKLIHQNIDEFIKFIFEHKKAYLYKEVAKILATFIEFERSCFNLGKVSKTTSKKVQNDLSRSEFLRRETNKKRRVNAKS; encoded by the coding sequence ATGAATTTAGAACATTTAAGATTAGCAAGAAGTCTTTATTATCAATTTTTTGGCAATCTTTTTGTTTTTTCTAAACAAAACTTAGATTCTTTGCATCGTTGTTTGGGTGTAATGAAAGAAAATTCATTTGATGAAGAATTATTAGATAGTTTTGATTTATTGTTACAAAATTCCCAAAAAAATTTGGAATTATTTTTTAAAGAATATGAAGATCTTTTTTTATCTTTAAAAAATGCTATTCCTATAACATTTTCATATATTGAAGAAGGTTTTGAAAATTCAAAAGCTTTGCTTTGCGTAAGAGAAATTCTTTCAAAAAGTATTTTAAGACGTAATGAAGTGAAATTCAAAGAAAGTGAAGACAATATAGGATTTTGTTTTTTATTAATGAGTGAATTTTTAAAACAAAAAGAAGATGATTTGGCAAAAGAATTGTTTCAAAAACTTATTCATCAAAATATTGATGAATTTATCAAGTTTATTTTTGAACATAAAAAAGCATATTTATATAAAGAAGTAGCAAAGATACTTGCGACTTTTATAGAATTTGAAAGATCTTGTTTTAATCTTGGTAAAGTTTCAAAAACTACTTCTAAAAAAGTTCAAAATGATCTTTCAAGATCTGAATTTTTAAGAAGAGAAACCAATAAAAAAAGGAGGGTGAATGCAAAATCGTAG
- the nspC gene encoding carboxynorspermidine decarboxylase encodes MYEKIQTPAYILEEDKLRKNCELLAYVGEKSGAKILLALKGFAFSGAMKIVGEYLQGCTCSGLWEAQFAKEYMDKEIHTYSPAFKDDEIETIASLSHHIVFNSLYQFEKYKNICTKNSLGLRCNLEFSLAPKELYNPCGRYSRLGIRAKDLIDANLRGIEGLHFHALCEESAEALEQVLKVFENNFSSWVKNMKWVNFGGGHHITKKGYNVQKLIDLCKKFSDKYGVKVYLEPGEAVGWQTGVLVASVIDLIENEKKIAILDTSSEAHMPDTIIMPYTSEVQNARILSTRDSENISSLEKDEIAYLLTGNTCLAGDVMGEYAFKKELKRGDKVVFLDQIHYSIVKNTTFNGIRLPNLIFLDQNKNFKTIRKFTYEDYAKRN; translated from the coding sequence ATGTATGAAAAAATTCAAACTCCAGCTTATATTTTAGAGGAAGATAAATTACGCAAAAATTGTGAACTTTTAGCTTATGTGGGCGAAAAGAGTGGAGCAAAAATTTTACTAGCTCTTAAAGGTTTTGCTTTTTCAGGAGCAATGAAAATTGTTGGAGAATATTTGCAAGGTTGTACTTGTAGCGGACTTTGGGAGGCACAATTTGCTAAAGAATATATGGATAAAGAAATTCATACTTATTCTCCAGCTTTTAAAGATGATGAAATCGAAACTATTGCTTCTTTGTCACATCATATCGTTTTTAATTCTTTATATCAGTTTGAAAAATATAAAAATATATGCACTAAAAATTCTCTTGGACTTCGTTGTAATCTTGAGTTTTCTTTGGCTCCAAAAGAACTTTATAATCCTTGTGGGAGATATTCTAGACTTGGAATTCGTGCTAAAGATCTAATAGATGCAAATTTAAGAGGTATTGAAGGTTTGCACTTTCATGCTCTTTGTGAAGAAAGTGCAGAAGCTTTAGAACAAGTTTTAAAAGTATTTGAAAATAATTTTTCTTCGTGGGTTAAGAACATGAAATGGGTTAATTTTGGCGGAGGTCATCATATCACAAAAAAAGGTTATAATGTCCAAAAGCTTATTGATCTTTGTAAAAAATTTAGTGACAAATATGGTGTTAAAGTGTATTTAGAACCAGGTGAAGCCGTAGGTTGGCAAACAGGTGTGCTTGTAGCAAGTGTGATTGATCTTATAGAAAATGAAAAGAAAATTGCTATTTTAGATACTTCAAGTGAAGCACATATGCCAGATACTATTATTATGCCCTATACAAGTGAAGTTCAAAATGCTAGGATTTTAAGTACAAGAGATTCAGAGAATATTTCTTCCTTGGAAAAAGATGAAATAGCATATTTATTAACAGGTAATACTTGCTTAGCAGGTGATGTGATGGGGGAATATGCTTTTAAAAAAGAGTTGAAAAGAGGTGATAAGGTTGTGTTTTTAGATCAAATTCATTATTCAATCGTTAAAAATACAACCTTTAATGGCATAAGATTGCCTAATTTAATATTTTTAGATCAAAACAAAAATTTTAAAACTATAAGAAAATTCACCTATGAAGACTATGCAAAAAGGAATTAA
- a CDS encoding multicopper oxidase family protein encodes MDRRQFLKLNALSLASIGIAYGSPMHQMHHSNTPNAINTSFINFAPSDLKLLNKNQFPSGKKLKKLTLLKNESKEKNFFRATIEIKESQIEFIKGKKTKCYTYNGLIPGPKIEVYEGDTVEILVKNQLKEPTTIHWHGVPVPPDQDGNPHDPILAGKEKIYRFTLPLNSAGTYWYHPHPHYITSKQVYMGLAGIFIIKARKDALSHFNEKDLVFSDLRLDENAQIPENTLTDWLNGREGEFVLINGQYKPKITLQGERIRLYNLCSARYLNLKIQNAKFILVGTDGGLIEKPRIEEELFLAPASRVEVFIQANKTGELKLESIYYDRDKMMVKEKKENLFLAHINIEKNPENLPSTLRKFETLKDPQDFKEIIMSEDHHKMHGMMKKNEQEQKAALASMFLINKKTYDLNRIDLISKVGVIEDWIVINESHMDHPFHIHGTQFELISSKLNGTIKKAEFRALRDTINVRPKEELRLRMKQDFVGLRMYHCHILEHEDLGMMGNLEVKANNDKN; translated from the coding sequence ATGGACAGAAGACAATTTTTAAAATTAAATGCCTTAAGCTTAGCAAGTATTGGCATAGCCTATGGATCACCTATGCATCAAATGCATCATAGCAATACTCCTAATGCTATCAATACTTCTTTTATAAATTTCGCTCCTAGTGATCTTAAGCTTCTTAATAAAAATCAGTTTCCAAGTGGAAAAAAACTAAAAAAATTAACTTTGCTTAAAAATGAAAGTAAAGAAAAAAATTTTTTTCGCGCTACTATAGAAATTAAAGAAAGTCAAATAGAGTTTATCAAAGGTAAAAAAACCAAATGCTATACTTATAATGGCTTAATCCCTGGTCCAAAAATAGAAGTTTATGAAGGAGACACGGTTGAAATTTTAGTTAAAAATCAACTTAAAGAACCTACAACCATACACTGGCATGGCGTTCCTGTTCCACCTGATCAAGATGGCAATCCGCATGATCCTATTTTAGCAGGAAAGGAAAAAATTTATCGTTTCACATTGCCTTTAAATTCTGCAGGTACATATTGGTATCACCCTCATCCTCATTATATCACTTCTAAGCAAGTTTATATGGGACTTGCTGGAATTTTCATAATCAAAGCTAGAAAAGATGCTTTATCTCATTTTAATGAAAAAGACTTAGTTTTTAGCGATCTAAGACTTGATGAAAATGCACAAATTCCTGAAAATACTTTAACGGATTGGTTAAATGGGAGAGAAGGAGAATTTGTTTTAATTAATGGACAATACAAACCTAAAATTACTCTACAAGGCGAAAGAATTCGTCTTTATAATCTTTGCTCAGCAAGATATTTAAATTTAAAAATTCAAAATGCTAAATTTATTTTAGTGGGCACTGATGGCGGACTCATAGAAAAACCTAGAATTGAAGAAGAATTATTTTTAGCTCCTGCTTCAAGAGTAGAAGTTTTTATACAAGCAAATAAAACAGGAGAATTAAAACTAGAAAGTATTTATTATGATAGAGATAAAATGATGGTTAAAGAAAAGAAAGAAAATTTATTTTTAGCCCATATTAATATAGAAAAAAATCCCGAAAATCTACCTTCTACTTTAAGAAAATTTGAAACCTTAAAAGATCCGCAAGATTTCAAAGAAATCATAATGAGTGAAGATCATCACAAAATGCACGGTATGATGAAAAAAAACGAACAAGAGCAAAAAGCTGCTTTAGCCTCTATGTTTTTAATCAATAAAAAAACTTATGATTTAAACCGTATAGATTTAATTTCAAAGGTTGGTGTTATTGAAGATTGGATTGTTATTAATGAGTCACATATGGATCATCCTTTTCATATACATGGAACACAATTTGAACTTATTTCATCAAAACTAAATGGCACTATAAAAAAAGCTGAATTTAGAGCCTTAAGAGATACAATCAATGTTCGCCCAAAAGAAGAATTAAGACTAAGGATGAAACAAGATTTTGTCGGACTTAGAATGTATCATTGTCATATCTTAGAACATGAAGATTTAGGTATGATGGGTAATTTAGAAGTAAAGGCAAATAATGATAAAAATTGA
- a CDS encoding MoaD/ThiS family protein, with the protein MIKIEFLGPINKASLELEVKNLKELKEFLKQDESLKKWLDLCAVALNDEIIFDENTTFKDGDKIALLPPVGGG; encoded by the coding sequence ATGATAAAAATTGAATTTTTAGGACCTATTAATAAAGCTAGTTTGGAATTAGAAGTTAAAAATTTAAAAGAATTAAAAGAATTTTTAAAACAAGATGAAAGTTTAAAAAAATGGCTTGATCTTTGTGCGGTAGCTTTAAATGATGAAATCATCTTTGATGAAAATACAACTTTTAAAGATGGAGATAAAATAGCGCTTTTACCTCCTGTTGGTGGTGGTTAA
- a CDS encoding molybdopterin synthase catalytic subunit → MEYFLLHEGPLNIPEIYAKWYEFSIKQNCGALITFCGIVRNDDKVEGLSFDIYKPLLISWFKNWQEKLQNEPAFLLFAHSIGDVKVGESSYFAGILSKQRKLGLKLINEFVEDFKANAPIWKYDIKNGEKIYALDRSSKLLGAGILS, encoded by the coding sequence ATGGAATACTTTTTACTTCACGAAGGTCCTTTAAATATCCCTGAAATTTATGCAAAATGGTATGAATTTAGCATCAAACAAAATTGCGGAGCCTTAATCACTTTTTGTGGTATAGTTAGAAATGATGATAAAGTAGAAGGTTTAAGTTTTGATATTTATAAACCTTTGCTTATCTCTTGGTTTAAAAATTGGCAAGAAAAACTACAAAACGAACCTGCTTTTCTTTTATTTGCCCATTCAATTGGTGATGTAAAAGTTGGAGAAAGTTCATATTTTGCAGGTATTTTAAGTAAGCAAAGAAAATTAGGTTTAAAACTTATAAATGAATTTGTAGAAGATTTTAAAGCTAACGCGCCAATTTGGAAATATGATATTAAAAATGGTGAAAAAATTTATGCTCTAGATAGATCAAGCAAACTTTTAGGAGCTGGAATTTTATCATGA
- a CDS encoding GyrI-like domain-containing protein, protein MIKQIQEFSIFGITTSTNKKLESDKQTSKIFPLWKDFHRIFGAPDEIYSVYYDYKDLEFKIGVGVKIPCQNAEKILIKSGSYIVFEDFGQPEIIVPKIWSKIEIFFKNSDIKRAFLTDFEYYTSHKTQIYISIKDNQC, encoded by the coding sequence ATGATTAAACAAATTCAAGAATTTTCTATTTTTGGAATCACAACTTCAACCAATAAAAAACTAGAAAGCGATAAACAAACTTCGAAAATCTTCCCTTTATGGAAAGATTTTCATCGTATTTTTGGTGCCCCAGATGAAATTTATAGCGTTTATTATGATTATAAAGATTTGGAATTTAAAATTGGCGTAGGAGTAAAAATACCTTGTCAAAATGCAGAAAAAATTCTTATAAAAAGTGGTTCTTATATCGTTTTCGAAGACTTTGGACAACCTGAAATAATCGTACCAAAAATTTGGTCTAAAATTGAAATATTTTTCAAAAATTCAGATATAAAAAGGGCTTTTTTGACCGATTTTGAATACTACACTTCCCATAAAACTCAAATTTATATCAGTATTAAGGATAATCAATGCTAA